TCTTTGTTATATTCTCTTTCTGGAAGCAAAATCATCGGTTTTAGAAATCCGCAAATAATCGGTACCGCCAATCCATATACAGCTTTAATTTCTATATTTCTACGAACACCTACTTCTTCTTTCCATTGATTCTTGCAATCTAAAATAGATCTGCTGCATACACATGCCCTCTTTCGTAATTGATTCATTTGTGCCTGAATACGTATTGTTTTCAGTATAGCTTTTAAAAATCCAATCGTCCAAATGATTCCTACAACAAAAAATACCCATCCTACCAATGGAGACAGTGCAAACATTGTATAATCTTCTTCATATACATAATAAATGAAATAGATCAATACAATTACGATTGGCATCAGAAATGATAAAACTGCTCCTCTTAAAACAGTAATGCACATACTGATCAATCCTTTTCGCTCTAGTTGTTGCCTTATCTTGCGAAAGCAAAGATACGAAATACTTCCCACCAAACCATTCAGCAGTATCATACTGATGACATAAATATATATTTTTTTAATCATCCAAATCATTGATCAAATCCTTTAATTCTTCTTTCTCTTCTTTTGATATTGTGTGTGTTAACGTCTGAACCAATTCTTTCATCGACCCATCATGCCAGAAATCCTTCATCAATTCCATCTGTTCTTCACGATACATTTCTTCTGTGATCTTTGCTGTGATATAGCTGTAATTGCCTTTCACTTGTGTATCTACAAATCCTTTTTTCTTTAATTTTGTGATATATGTCTTTACTGTGCTTCTTGTATATTTCCTATCATATACTTGATCTAGATAATCAATAATTTCATATACCGTAATCCCATCCCCAAGTTTCCAAATACTTTTCATGATAAGTATTTCTACTTCTGATAATTCTATTAATTTCATTGTTCTTCCTTCCATCTAAACTGGTTATTATTATAACCATTATATAAATCAAGCTTGTCTTTGTCAAGATTAGTGATAATTATAACGAATTTGTATACAAAAACTATCTTTGATTTTTCACTTTTGTCTTTTTCTCAGCCTTCGCATATCCATTTTTATTGACTCATACATATTCAACACGCTAAAAAAGCCAAATAAAAAATCCGACCCAAGGAAGTCTGGTCAGATTTTCTAGCTTTGTTATGTTTTGTTTTTGTTTTATGTTAGTTAGTCTTAACTAACTGTTATTATAATATCCTATCCTGGATGTTTTGTCTACCTTTATTTTTGAGAAACTTTCTCAATACCAAGGATCTTTTCTGCCTTTGCTACAGCTTCTTCGCTTGGCGGATTTACGCCTTCTAATGGGTATTTTATCCCTAATTTTTCCCATTTAAAGAGTCCAAGTGTATGGTATGGCAAGATTTCCACTCTCTTAACTGTCTTTAGTCCATCGATGAAATGTTTTAAGTCTGCTAGTCCTTTTTCATCGTCTGTTAAATCTGGCACTAGCACGTGACGGATCCACAGATCTACTCCGAGGTCTGAGATTTCCTGTGCCATTGCTAAAATATTACTATTTGGACAGCCTGTCAATTTCTTATGTTTTTCCTTGTCCATTTCTTTTAAGTCTAGAATGACAAGGTCAGTGTATTTCATTAATTCTAACCATTTGCTGTGAAATGGTTCTTCTTTTGTATATGGATTAGCAGAGGTATCAAGTGCAGTATGGATTCCTTCTCGTTTTGCCAATTTAAAAAATTCGATCAAGAACTCGATCTGTAGAAGGGGTTCTCCACCGCTGACTGTAATTCCTCCATCACTTCCCCAGTACATGCGGTAACGCAAAGCCCTCTTTAAGAGGGCTTCTGCCTGCCAGTCTTCACCGCAGTTTTCCTGCCAAGTCTCCGGATTGTGACAATATTTGCATCTCATCCGGCAGCCTTGCATGAAAGCGATAAACCGCACACCGGGACCATCCACGAGACCAAAAGTCTCGATGGAATGGATTTTTCCGGTTATTTTTTCATTCATAGTTTCATTCCACTAATTACATTGTTGCATGGCATGTTCTGGAAATAACGTCCATCTGCTGTTCTCTTGTTAAGTCGATGAACTTAACTGCATATCCAGATACACGGATTGTAAAGTTTGCATATTCTTCTTTTTCAGGATGTTCCATCGCATCGATCAGTTTTTCTTTACCAAATACGTTTACATTTAAGTGGTGAGCTCCCTGATCAAAGTATCCATCCATAACATTTACAAGATTGTTGATCCTTTCGCCTTCTTCATGTCCTAATGCATCTGGGTTGATCGTCTGTGTATTAGAAATACCATCTAATGCCCATTCATATGGAAGTTTAGCTACAGAGTTTAAGGATGCTAATAATCCGTTCTGTTCTGCACCATAACTTGGGTTTGCTCCTGGTGCTAAAGGTTCTCCTGCTTTTCTACCATCTGGCATTGTTCCTGTTGCTTTTCCGTATACAACGTTAGATGTGATCGTAAGGATAGATGTTGTAGGCTCAGAGTTTCGATATGTGTGATGTTTTTTGATCTTAGCTAAGAATGTTCTTAACAGCCATACTGCGATATCATCAGCTCTGTCATCATCGTTTCCGTATTTAGGGAAGTCTCCTTCGATCTCATAGTCTACAACTAATCCATCTTCATCACGGATTGCTTTTACTTTTGCATATTTGATCGCACTTAAAGAGTCAACTGCATGAGAGAATCCTGCGATTCCTGTTGCAAATGTTCTTTCAAGTTCTGTATCCATTAATGCTAATTCCGCTGCTTCATAGTAATATTTGTCATGCATATACTGGATCAAGTTTAATGTGTTCACATAAAGATCTACTAACCAGTCCATCATAACATCATATTTCTCCATGACTTCGTCATAGTCTAAATATTCAGACATGATTGGTTTGTAAGAAGGTCCTACCTGCTGTTTTGATTTGCAGTCCACACCACCGTTGATCGCATATAATAAGCATTTTGCAAGGTTTGCTCTTGCACCAAAGAACTGCATTTCCTTACCAGTCTTAGTTGCAGATACACAGCAACAGATTGCATAATCATCTCCCCATACTGGTTTCATAACATCATCATTTTCGTACTGTATAGAACTTGTACGAATAGAGATATCAGCTGCATATTTCTTGAAGTTTTCTGGAAGATCAGAAGAATATAATACCGTGATGTTTGGTTCTGGAGATGGTCCCATGTTCTCTAATGTATGCAAGAAACGGAAGTCAGTCTTTGTAACCATGGAACGTCCATCCACGCCGATACCAGCAAGGTCAAGTGTTGCCCATACTGGGTCTCCTGAGAATAACTGGTTGTAAGAAGGAATTCTTGCGAATTTTACCATTCTGAATTTCATTGTTAAATGATCGATCATTTCCTGAGCTTCTTCTTCTGTGATGATTCCTTTGTCAAGGTCACGCTGGATATAAATATCAAGGAATGTAGCGACACGTCCGATACTCATGGCAGCTCCATTCTGAGTTTTGATTGCTGCTAAATATCCAAAGTACATCCACTGGATTGCTTCTTTTGCAGTTTTCGCTGGTCTTGAAATGTCAAATCCATAGATCTTAGCCATTTCTTTCATACCTTTTAATGCTTTTTTCTGTTCTGCGATCTCTTCACGAAGACGGATCACATCATCTGTCATCACACCGCATCCACAGTTTGCAAAATCATTTTCTTTTTCTTCTAATAAGTAGTCGATTCCGTATAAAGCAACACGACGGTAGTCACCTACAATTCGACCACGTCCATAAGTATCTGGAAGACCCGTGATGATCTTGTTATGTCTTGCTTTTTTCATTTCTGGTGTGTACGCATCGAAAACAGCTGTGTTATGAGTCTTTGAATATTTTGTAAAGATTTCATGCAATCTTTCGCTTGGTTCATAACCATAGTTACGACAAGA
The sequence above is drawn from the Anaerostipes hadrus ATCC 29173 = JCM 17467 genome and encodes:
- a CDS encoding BlaI/MecI/CopY family transcriptional regulator, with product MKLIELSEVEILIMKSIWKLGDGITVYEIIDYLDQVYDRKYTRSTVKTYITKLKKKGFVDTQVKGNYSYITAKITEEMYREEQMELMKDFWHDGSMKELVQTLTHTISKEEKEELKDLINDLDD
- the pflA gene encoding pyruvate formate-lyase-activating protein encodes the protein MNEKITGKIHSIETFGLVDGPGVRFIAFMQGCRMRCKYCHNPETWQENCGEDWQAEALLKRALRYRMYWGSDGGITVSGGEPLLQIEFLIEFFKLAKREGIHTALDTSANPYTKEEPFHSKWLELMKYTDLVILDLKEMDKEKHKKLTGCPNSNILAMAQEISDLGVDLWIRHVLVPDLTDDEKGLADLKHFIDGLKTVKRVEILPYHTLGLFKWEKLGIKYPLEGVNPPSEEAVAKAEKILGIEKVSQK
- the pflB gene encoding formate C-acetyltransferase; its protein translation is MKQFEEWEGFKGRIWKEEINTRDFIQENYTPYDGDESFLAGSTEATDKLWGILQGLQKEERKKGGVLDMDTDIVSSLTSHGPGYISEETKDLEQIVGLQTDKPLKRAFMPYGGIKMAEESCRNYGYEPSERLHEIFTKYSKTHNTAVFDAYTPEMKKARHNKIITGLPDTYGRGRIVGDYRRVALYGIDYLLEEKENDFANCGCGVMTDDVIRLREEIAEQKKALKGMKEMAKIYGFDISRPAKTAKEAIQWMYFGYLAAIKTQNGAAMSIGRVATFLDIYIQRDLDKGIITEEEAQEMIDHLTMKFRMVKFARIPSYNQLFSGDPVWATLDLAGIGVDGRSMVTKTDFRFLHTLENMGPSPEPNITVLYSSDLPENFKKYAADISIRTSSIQYENDDVMKPVWGDDYAICCCVSATKTGKEMQFFGARANLAKCLLYAINGGVDCKSKQQVGPSYKPIMSEYLDYDEVMEKYDVMMDWLVDLYVNTLNLIQYMHDKYYYEAAELALMDTELERTFATGIAGFSHAVDSLSAIKYAKVKAIRDEDGLVVDYEIEGDFPKYGNDDDRADDIAVWLLRTFLAKIKKHHTYRNSEPTTSILTITSNVVYGKATGTMPDGRKAGEPLAPGANPSYGAEQNGLLASLNSVAKLPYEWALDGISNTQTINPDALGHEEGERINNLVNVMDGYFDQGAHHLNVNVFGKEKLIDAMEHPEKEEYANFTIRVSGYAVKFIDLTREQQMDVISRTCHATM